From a region of the candidate division WOR-3 bacterium genome:
- a CDS encoding cysteine--tRNA ligase produces the protein MGLRLYNTLHRKTEEFVPSGDTVRIYSCGLTVQGPPHLGHMRAYIIRDVLVRWLEHKGYKIKTLENFTDIDDKIIKKQTELKKDWRIIAEENISKYLKACDTLNIKRADFYPRASQHIEEIIGLVQRLIDKGFAYEKGGDVYFRVRRFSEYGRLSGKSIDE, from the coding sequence ATGGGTTTGAGGTTGTATAACACCTTACATCGGAAGACAGAGGAATTCGTTCCGTCGGGAGATACGGTCAGGATTTATTCCTGTGGACTTACTGTGCAGGGACCGCCCCATCTGGGCCATATGCGCGCCTATATCATCCGTGATGTTCTCGTGAGATGGCTTGAACATAAAGGCTACAAGATTAAGACCCTTGAAAATTTTACGGATATCGACGACAAAATAATAAAGAAACAGACTGAGTTGAAAAAAGATTGGCGTATCATAGCGGAAGAGAACATCTCAAAATATCTAAAGGCATGCGATACGCTCAATATCAAACGTGCGGATTTCTATCCCAGGGCGTCCCAGCATATCGAAGAGATCATCGGCCTTGTTCAACGGCTGATTGATAAAGGGTTTGCTTATGAAAAAGGAGGAGATGTCTATTTCCGCGTACGACGGTTTTCAGAATACGGAAGATTATCAGGTAAGAGTATCGACGAA